A stretch of the uncultured Bacteroides sp. genome encodes the following:
- the pta gene encoding phosphate acetyltransferase produces MMDLINEIIARAKADRQRIVLPEGTEERTLKAADQVLADGVADIILIGSPEEIKKLAAEWDLKNIEKATIIDPANHAKKEQYAELLCELRKKKGMKIEDARKLVLDPLYLGCLIIKSGDADGQLAGAQNTTGDVLRPALQIIKTAPGISVVSGAMLLITKTPQYGKDGLLVIADVAVLPNPTAEELAQIAVATGRTARVLANVEPKVAMLSFSTKGSAKHEMVDKVAEATRLAKELDPEMQIDGELQADAALVPSVGRSKAPGSAIAGQANTLVFPSLEVGNIAYKLVQRLGGAEAVGPVLQGMAAPVNDLSRGCSIQDIYRMIAITANQAIGAKINK; encoded by the coding sequence ATCATGGATTTAATTAATGAAATTATTGCGCGGGCGAAAGCTGATCGTCAGCGTATTGTACTTCCTGAAGGAACGGAAGAACGTACTTTGAAAGCTGCTGATCAGGTTTTGGCAGATGGAGTTGCAGACATCATACTTATTGGTAGCCCGGAAGAAATTAAAAAACTGGCTGCAGAGTGGGATCTTAAGAATATTGAAAAGGCAACTATCATTGACCCGGCTAATCATGCAAAGAAGGAACAATATGCTGAATTACTTTGTGAACTTCGCAAGAAAAAGGGTATGAAGATTGAAGATGCCCGTAAGTTGGTTCTTGATCCGTTGTATTTAGGATGCCTGATTATTAAGAGTGGCGATGCTGATGGTCAGTTGGCGGGTGCTCAAAACACAACAGGTGATGTTCTTCGCCCTGCATTGCAGATTATTAAAACAGCTCCAGGCATCAGCGTTGTATCTGGTGCTATGCTACTTATTACTAAAACACCTCAATACGGCAAAGATGGTCTTTTGGTTATCGCTGACGTTGCTGTTTTGCCAAACCCAACAGCTGAAGAACTTGCTCAGATTGCTGTAGCTACAGGTAGAACTGCTCGTGTGCTCGCAAACGTAGAACCAAAAGTTGCAATGTTAAGCTTCTCAACAAAAGGAAGTGCTAAACATGAAATGGTTGATAAGGTAGCTGAAGCTACTCGTTTAGCAAAAGAATTAGATCCTGAAATGCAGATTGACGGTGAACTTCAGGCGGATGCTGCTTTAGTTCCTTCTGTAGGTCGTAGTAAAGCTCCTGGTAGTGCCATTGCAGGGCAAGCAAATACATTGGTTTTCCCTTCACTTGAAGTTGGTAACATTGCTTATAAGCTTGTACAACGTTTAGGCGGAGCAGAAGCTGTAGGTCCTGTTCTTCAGGGTATGGCTGCTCCTGTTAATGACCTATCTCGTGGTTGTTCAATACAGGATATTTACAGAATGATTGCAATTACCGCTAATCAGGCAATCGGAGCAAAAATAAATAAATAA
- a CDS encoding 3-hydroxyacyl-CoA dehydrogenase NAD-binding domain-containing protein, with translation MAEMIKEPIENYGLSSKDRKKTLFSRIGVVGCGKEGSKIATVAATAGIEVVFLEISDEKIQTAFDRIAGELDMRIATWGLTESEKKTILGRITGTLTFEAFKDCDFVIEAVRYDENGERSLNHRKEIFKNLESVLTSDAIIATNASSVVITELAAELQHKERCVCLHFVIMQPQSRVMEIVRGLYTSESCYNKVCQFAKLISYDYVTVEESAGLVSNRLFFTLLNEACSILQEGLTTPIEIDSIIKFGLGQRQGVFCMADQMGIEKIVPQMEDLYKEFGSLKYKPSPLLLRLNRAKRWGVSTGMGFYAYDEEGSRIINENEKK, from the coding sequence ATGGCAGAAATGATTAAAGAACCAATAGAGAACTATGGGCTAAGCTCTAAAGATCGTAAGAAGACTTTGTTCTCTAGGATTGGAGTCGTAGGCTGCGGAAAGGAAGGCTCAAAAATAGCTACTGTGGCTGCTACGGCTGGTATTGAAGTGGTATTCCTGGAAATCAGTGATGAGAAAATACAAACAGCATTTGATAGAATTGCTGGTGAACTTGATATGCGTATTGCCACATGGGGACTTACTGAATCTGAAAAGAAAACAATTCTTGGACGTATTACCGGAACCCTTACTTTTGAAGCATTTAAAGATTGTGACTTTGTAATTGAAGCAGTACGTTATGATGAAAATGGAGAAAGAAGTCTTAATCACCGTAAAGAGATTTTTAAGAATCTTGAATCAGTATTAACTTCTGATGCTATTATCGCTACAAATGCATCTTCTGTAGTAATTACAGAGCTGGCAGCAGAACTTCAGCATAAAGAACGTTGCGTGTGCCTGCATTTTGTAATAATGCAACCTCAAAGCCGCGTAATGGAAATTGTTCGTGGACTTTATACTTCAGAATCTTGCTATAATAAAGTTTGTCAATTTGCTAAACTTATAAGCTATGATTATGTTACAGTAGAAGAGTCTGCTGGTTTGGTTAGTAATCGTCTATTCTTTACCCTGTTGAATGAGGCTTGTTCTATCCTTCAGGAAGGTCTTACAACTCCAATTGAAATTGATTCTATCATTAAGTTTGGGTTAGGACAAAGACAAGGTGTGTTCTGTATGGCTGACCAAATGGGAATTGAAAAAATCGTTCCTCAGATGGAAGATTTGTATAAAGAGTTTGGCTCTTTGAAATACAAACCATCTCCATTGTTACTCCGCTTAAATCGTGCTAAGCGTTGGGGGGTAAGTACTGGTATGGGCTTCTATGCTTATGATGAAGAAGGAAGCCGTATAATTAATGAGAATGAGAAAAAATAG
- a CDS encoding acetate kinase, which produces MKILVLNCGSSSIKYKLFNMDTKEVMAQGGIEKIGLKGSFLKLTLPNGNKVMLEGEILEHTAGIEYILGVLVSEKYGCIKSLDEINAVGHRVVHGGEKFNKSVLITDQVIEKIVECIDIAPLHNPPNLKGIRAVSELMPNAPQIAVFDTAFHQTMPDYAYMYGIPYQLYKKYGIRRYGFHGTSHRYVSKRVCEYLGVSQEGQRIITCHVGNGGSVSAIKDGKSMDTSMGFTPVEGLLMGTRAGDIDAGVVSYIMDKEMIGTASISTLLNKHSGVLGVSGVSSDMRELDAACQEGNERAILAEKMYYYRIKKYVGAYTAALGGVDIIVFTGGVGENQSKCRAEVCDGLQYMGVSLDQELNNKIHGDEAVISTSDSKVKVVVIPTDEEFMIASDTLQILTEK; this is translated from the coding sequence ATGAAAATATTAGTGCTCAACTGCGGTAGTTCATCCATCAAATATAAGTTGTTCAATATGGACACAAAAGAGGTGATGGCTCAAGGCGGAATTGAAAAAATTGGATTAAAAGGTTCTTTTCTTAAACTGACTCTTCCTAATGGAAATAAGGTTATGTTGGAAGGAGAAATTCTGGAACATACAGCTGGTATTGAATACATTCTTGGAGTTTTAGTAAGCGAAAAATATGGTTGTATCAAATCATTGGATGAAATCAATGCTGTGGGACACCGTGTGGTTCACGGAGGAGAGAAATTCAACAAGTCAGTGCTGATTACTGATCAGGTGATTGAAAAGATTGTAGAATGTATTGATATCGCTCCACTTCACAATCCACCTAACTTGAAAGGTATTCGTGCGGTTTCAGAGTTGATGCCAAATGCTCCTCAGATTGCTGTATTTGATACTGCTTTCCATCAGACTATGCCTGATTATGCATATATGTATGGTATTCCTTATCAACTATATAAAAAATATGGTATCCGCCGTTATGGCTTTCATGGAACCAGTCATCGTTATGTTTCAAAACGAGTATGTGAATACCTTGGCGTTTCACAGGAAGGCCAACGAATTATTACTTGTCACGTAGGTAATGGTGGTTCTGTCTCTGCTATTAAAGATGGTAAGTCAATGGATACTTCAATGGGATTTACTCCTGTAGAGGGTTTATTGATGGGTACTCGTGCCGGAGATATTGATGCTGGAGTTGTTTCTTATATCATGGATAAAGAGATGATTGGCACAGCTTCTATTTCTACATTGTTAAATAAACATAGCGGTGTACTTGGGGTCTCTGGTGTTTCCAGTGATATGCGTGAACTTGACGCTGCATGTCAGGAAGGTAATGAACGAGCTATTCTTGCAGAAAAGATGTATTACTACCGTATTAAAAAGTATGTTGGTGCTTATACTGCAGCTTTGGGTGGAGTTGATATCATTGTATTTACCGGTGGTGTTGGTGAAAATCAATCAAAATGCCGTGCAGAGGTTTGTGATGGTCTTCAGTATATGGGGGTCTCTCTTGATCAGGAATTGAATAATAAGATTCATGGTGATGAGGCTGTTATCAGCACTTCTGATTCTAAAGTTAAAGTAGTTGTAATTCCTACAGATGAAGAATTTATGATCGCTTCTGATACTCTGCAGATTTTAACTGAGAAATAA
- a CDS encoding VIT1/CCC1 transporter family protein, translating to MDIDEKTRKEFIRFQRNEITESLVYTRLASIEKDSSNRDVLLKIAADEVAHAHVFKRYTNENPSPNKWKIAKFYWLARLLGLTFAIKLMESGEANAHVNYNQYATFPELARLGREEEEHEKKLIELINEERLEYMGSVVLGLNDALVEFTGALAGFTLALSDSKLIALTGSITGIAAALSMASSEYLSTKSEAEIDKHPVKAAIYTGIAYVITVVALVTPFILLSNVFAALGIMLFIALLIIGIFNYYYSVARSESFKKRFTEMAILSFGVATISFLIGYALKVFTGIGA from the coding sequence ATGGATATTGATGAGAAAACAAGGAAAGAATTTATTCGTTTTCAACGTAACGAGATAACGGAAAGCTTGGTCTATACACGACTTGCTTCAATAGAAAAAGATAGTTCAAATAGAGATGTGCTTCTGAAAATTGCTGCTGATGAAGTTGCTCATGCTCATGTTTTTAAAAGATACACTAATGAAAATCCTAGTCCTAATAAATGGAAGATAGCTAAGTTTTATTGGCTTGCTCGTTTACTTGGTCTGACTTTTGCAATTAAATTAATGGAATCAGGAGAAGCAAATGCTCATGTGAACTATAATCAATATGCAACCTTTCCCGAATTAGCCCGTTTAGGACGCGAAGAAGAAGAACATGAAAAGAAGCTTATTGAATTGATTAATGAAGAACGGTTAGAATATATGGGCTCGGTTGTACTGGGTTTGAATGACGCCTTGGTTGAATTTACGGGTGCTTTAGCAGGATTTACACTTGCCCTAAGCGATTCTAAACTTATTGCCTTAACGGGAAGTATTACTGGTATTGCTGCTGCACTCTCAATGGCTTCTTCTGAATATCTTTCTACAAAATCTGAGGCTGAGATTGATAAACATCCTGTAAAAGCAGCAATTTACACAGGTATTGCTTATGTTATTACGGTTGTGGCTCTAGTTACTCCTTTTATTCTATTATCCAATGTTTTTGCAGCATTAGGCATTATGCTTTTTATTGCTTTGTTAATAATTGGCATCTTTAATTATTATTATTCAGTTGCCAGAAGTGAGAGCTTTAAAAAACGTTTTACTGAAATGGCTATCCTAAGTTTTGGTGTTGCTACAATCAGTTTTTTAATAGGATATGCATTGAAAGTCTTTACCGGGATAGGAGCTTGA